The following proteins are encoded in a genomic region of Streptococcus gwangjuense:
- a CDS encoding 23S rRNA methyltransferase attenuation leader peptide yields MLVFQMRNVDKTSTVLKQTKNSDYADK; encoded by the coding sequence ATGTTGGTATTCCAAATGCGTAATGTAGATAAAACATCTACTGTTTTGAAACAGACTAAAAACAGTGATTACGCAGATAAATAA
- a CDS encoding cysteine-rich KTR domain-containing protein → MCPVCGNKTRLKIREDTELKKFPLYCPKCRQENLIEIKQFKVTVITEPDAKTQSR, encoded by the coding sequence TTGTGTCCTGTATGTGGAAATAAAACACGATTAAAGATAAGGGAAGATACTGAATTAAAAAAATTCCCCCTCTATTGTCCGAAATGCAGACAAGAAAATTTAATTGAAATAAAGCAGTTCAAAGTAACTGTGATTACAGAGCCAGACGCAAAGACGCAGAGCCGATAA
- the tet(M) gene encoding tetracycline resistance ribosomal protection protein Tet(M) yields MKIINIGVLAHVDAGKTTLTESLLYNSGAITELGSVDKGTTRTDNTLLERQRGITIQTGITSFQWENTKVNIIDTPGHMDFLAEVYRSLSVLDGAILLISAKDGVQAQTRILFHALRKMGIPTIFFINKIDQNGIDLSTVYQDIKEKLSAEIVIKQKVELYPNMCVTNFTESEQWDTVIEGNDDLLEKYMSGKSLEALELEQEESIRFQNCSLFPVYHGSAKNNIGIDNLIEVITNKFYSSTHRGQSELCGKVFKIEYSEKRQRLAYIRLYSGVLHLRDSVRISEKEKIKITEMYTSINGELCKIDKAYSGEIVILQNEFLKLNSVLGDTKLLPQRERIENPLPLLQTTVEPSKPQQREMLLDALLEISDSDPLLRYYVDSATHEIILSFLGKVQMEVTCALLQEKYHVEIEIKEPTVIYMERPLKNAEYTIHIEVPPNPFWASIGLSVSPLPLGSGMQYESSVSLGYLNQSFQNAVMEGIRYGCEQGLYGWNVTDCKICFKYGLYYSPVSTPADFRMLAPIVLEQVLKKAGTELLEPYLSFKIYAPQEYLSRAYNDAPKYCANIVDTQLKNNEVILSGEIPARCIQEYRSDLTFFTNGRSVCLTELKGYHVTTGEPVCQPRRPNSRIDKVRYMFNKIT; encoded by the coding sequence ATGAAAATTATTAATATTGGAGTTTTAGCTCATGTTGATGCAGGAAAAACTACCTTAACAGAAAGCTTATTATATAACAGTGGAGCGATTACAGAATTAGGAAGCGTGGACAAAGGTACAACGAGGACGGATAATACGCTTTTAGAACGTCAGAGAGGAATTACAATTCAGACAGGAATAACCTCTTTTCAGTGGGAAAATACGAAGGTGAACATCATAGACACGCCAGGACATATGGATTTCTTAGCAGAAGTATATCGTTCATTATCAGTTTTAGATGGGGCAATTCTACTGATTTCTGCAAAAGATGGCGTACAAGCACAAACTCGTATATTATTTCATGCACTTAGGAAAATGGGGATTCCCACAATCTTTTTTATCAATAAGATTGACCAAAATGGAATTGATTTATCAACGGTTTATCAGGATATTAAAGAGAAACTTTCTGCCGAAATTGTAATCAAACAGAAGGTAGAACTGTATCCTAATATGTGTGTGACGAACTTTACCGAATCTGAACAATGGGATACGGTAATAGAGGGAAACGATGACCTTTTAGAGAAATATATGTCCGGTAAATCATTAGAAGCATTGGAACTCGAACAAGAGGAAAGCATAAGATTTCAGAATTGTTCCCTGTTCCCTGTTTATCACGGAAGTGCAAAAAACAATATAGGGATTGATAACCTTATAGAAGTGATTACGAATAAATTTTATTCATCAACACATCGAGGTCAGTCTGAACTTTGCGGAAAAGTTTTCAAAATTGAGTATTCGGAAAAAAGACAGCGTCTTGCATATATACGTCTTTATAGTGGCGTACTGCATTTGCGAGATTCGGTTAGAATATCGGAAAAGGAAAAAATAAAAATTACAGAAATGTATACTTCAATAAATGGTGAATTATGTAAAATCGATAAGGCTTATTCCGGGGAAATTGTTATTTTGCAGAATGAGTTTTTGAAGTTAAATAGTGTTCTTGGAGATACAAAGCTATTGCCACAGAGAGAGAGAATTGAAAATCCCCTCCCTCTGCTGCAAACGACTGTTGAACCGAGCAAACCTCAACAAAGGGAAATGTTACTTGATGCACTTTTAGAAATCTCCGACAGTGACCCGCTTCTGCGATATTATGTGGATTCTGCGACACATGAAATCATACTTTCTTTCTTAGGGAAAGTACAAATGGAAGTGACTTGTGCTCTGCTGCAAGAAAAGTATCATGTGGAGATAGAAATAAAAGAGCCTACAGTCATTTATATGGAGAGACCGTTAAAAAATGCAGAATATACCATTCACATCGAAGTGCCGCCAAATCCTTTCTGGGCTTCCATTGGTTTATCTGTATCACCGCTTCCGTTGGGAAGTGGAATGCAGTATGAGAGCTCGGTTTCTCTTGGATACTTAAATCAATCATTTCAAAATGCAGTTATGGAAGGGATACGCTATGGTTGCGAACAAGGATTATATGGTTGGAATGTGACGGATTGTAAAATCTGTTTTAAGTATGGCTTATACTATAGCCCTGTTAGTACCCCAGCAGATTTTCGGATGCTTGCTCCTATTGTATTGGAACAAGTCTTAAAAAAAGCTGGAACAGAATTGTTAGAGCCATATCTTAGTTTTAAAATTTATGCGCCACAGGAATATCTTTCACGAGCATACAACGATGCTCCTAAATATTGTGCGAACATCGTAGACACTCAATTGAAAAATAATGAGGTCATTCTTAGTGGAGAAATCCCTGCTCGGTGTATTCAAGAATATCGTAGTGATTTAACTTTCTTTACAAATGGACGTAGTGTTTGTTTAACAGAGTTAAAAGGGTACCATGTTACTACCGGTGAACCTGTTTGCCAGCCCCGTCGTCCAAATAGTCGGATAGATAAAGTACGATATATGTTCAATAAAATAACTTAG
- the erm(B) gene encoding 23S rRNA (adenine(2058)-N(6))-methyltransferase Erm(B), producing the protein MNKNIKYSQNFLTSEKVLNQIIKQLNLKETDTVYEIGTGKGHLTTKLAKISKQVTSIELDSHLFNLSSEKLKLNIRVTLIHQDILQFQFPNKQRYKIVGNIPYHLSTQIIKKVVFESHASDIYLIVEEGFYKRTLDIHRTLGLLLHTQVSIQQLLKLPAECFHPKPKVNSVLIKLTRHTTDVPDKYWKLYTYFVSKWVNREYRQLFTKNQFHQAMKHAKVNNLSTVTYEQVLSIFNSYLLFNGRK; encoded by the coding sequence ATGAACAAAAATATAAAATATTCTCAAAACTTTTTAACGAGTGAAAAAGTACTCAACCAAATAATAAAACAATTGAATTTAAAAGAAACCGATACCGTTTACGAAATTGGAACAGGTAAAGGGCATTTAACGACGAAACTGGCTAAAATAAGTAAACAGGTAACGTCTATTGAATTAGACAGTCATCTATTCAACTTATCGTCAGAAAAATTAAAACTGAACATTCGTGTCACTTTAATTCACCAAGATATTCTACAGTTTCAATTCCCTAACAAACAGAGGTATAAAATTGTTGGGAATATTCCTTACCATTTAAGCACACAAATTATTAAAAAAGTGGTTTTTGAAAGCCATGCGTCTGACATCTATCTGATTGTTGAAGAAGGATTCTACAAGCGTACCTTGGATATTCACCGAACACTAGGGTTGCTCTTGCACACTCAAGTCTCGATTCAGCAATTGCTTAAGCTGCCAGCGGAATGCTTTCATCCTAAACCAAAAGTAAACAGTGTCTTAATAAAACTTACCCGCCATACCACAGATGTTCCAGATAAATATTGGAAGCTATATACGTACTTTGTTTCAAAATGGGTCAATCGAGAATATCGTCAACTGTTTACTAAAAATCAGTTTCATCAAGCAATGAAACACGCCAAAGTAAACAATTTAAGTACCGTTACTTATGAGCAAGTATTGTCTATTTTTAATAGTTATCTATTATTTAACGGGAGGAAATAA